A portion of the Lolium rigidum isolate FL_2022 chromosome 1, APGP_CSIRO_Lrig_0.1, whole genome shotgun sequence genome contains these proteins:
- the LOC124691418 gene encoding choline transporter protein 1-like, producing MRGPIDDIIGRHFSSAAAGAGGGGGGGDDAATGVIRHDRKCRDLPFLALFAAFSVAMIVNSSFGFNQGNPLRLTYGLDYKGNICGSKHADPDLSELDVRYWMNPNQVYQSGLKDSKIDLADAKSICLMECPYPAEDGLNFVCDYPEGDIRLSVDDWIDRDYDYFEYLTPEMRNTSLQLQGPCYPIIFPSINVYWSCQFIARPSNVSLKHWQRMGGASIDENMLIDKTIHNTINYKSSVLKRYVADIGKSWPVLIACGGLLPQFLAVIWLAMIRYFVAGMPWITVILFNALVISVTMFFYIKAGWIGNDPLTVVIGPSDPYVSISGREITHLHVAAVLMTIVMIIALLTSIAIVRRILKATSVLKVAAKVIGEVQELIIVPVVPYLALAIIYMFWFAATLYLFSSGQVLQNDCKANCCTFDLKEGKVNCDNCCGYSVHYTPHIGIAIFFHLFGCYWATQFFIACSSTVIAGSVASYYWARGETSHNDVMQHDITFHTVVSSLKRLLRYSLGSVALGSLIVSTVEWVQSILKSLRRRLKTVDSAGGSSFQKTVSSSSNCCLGCIDWTIKSVNRNAYIVIATTGKGFCKASELATGLIMNNILRIGQVNVIGDVILFLGKLCVSLFSALFAFLMLDNHKYRSAHNKISSPLFPVLLCWALGYVVAQLFFGVVEVGVETIIMSFCQDAEEHDGEAQYAPRLLMETLGDPSQLQRLTQGP from the exons ATGCGAGGGCCCATCGACGACATCATTGGCCGCCacttctcctccgccgccgccggagccggaggaggaggaggaggaggagatgacgCCGCAACCGGCGTCATTCGACACGACCGGAAGTGCCGCGACCTGCCATTCCTCGCCCTCTTCGCCGCCTTCTCGGTCGCCATGATTGTCAACTCCAGCTTCGGGTTCAACCAGGGCAACCCGCTCAG GCTAACTTATGGACTAGACTACAAAGGGAACATATGTGGCAGCAAACATGCTGATCCAGATTTGAGTGAGCTGGATGTCCGTTACTGGATGAACCCCAACCAGGTGTACCAAAGTGGGCTAAAGGATAGCAAAATTGATCTAGCTGATGCTAAGTCCATCTGCCTGATGGAATGCCCCTACCCTGCAGAAGATGGGCTGAACTTTGTCTGTGATTACCCGGAAGGTGACATACGGCTCTCTGTCGATGATTGGATTGACAGGGACTATGATTATTTTGAGTACCTCACTCCCGAGATGAGGAACACTTCTCTTCAGTTGCAGGGTCCATGTTACCCCATCATATTTCCAAGTATAAATG TCTACTGGAGCTGCCAGTTTATTGCACGGCCATCCAATGTCTCTCTGAAGCATTGGCAGCGGATGGGTGGTGCCAGCATCGATGAAAACATGTTAATAGACAAGACTATTCACAATACCATCAATTATAAATCTTCTGTCTTAAAG AGATATGTTGCAGATATTGGGAAATCCTGGCCTGTGTTAATCGCTTGTGGGGGGTTACTCCCACAGTTTCTAGCAGTGATATGGTTAGCGATGATCCGTTATTTTGTTGCGGGGATGCCATGGATAACAGTGATCCTCTTCAATGCCCTTGTAATATCCGTCACAATGTTCTTCTATATAAAAG CTGGCTGGATTGGCAATGATCCCTTAACTGTTGTAATTGGTCCAAGTGATCCATATGTCAGCATAAGTGGACGG GAAATAACCCACCTTCATGTTGCTGCTGTATTGATGACAATAGTAATGATCATTGCTTTATTGACTTCAATAGCTATAGTTCGGCGTATACTGAAAGCGACATCTGTCCTTAAG GTGGCTGCAAAGGTCATTGGTGAAGTCCAGGAACTCATTATTGTTCCGGTCGTACCATACCTCGCCCTTGCTATCATCTATATGTTCTGGTTTGCAGCCACACTATATCTTTTCAGCTCTGGTCAAGTTTTACAAAATGATTGCAAAGCAAACTGCTGTACCTTTGATCTAAAGGAGGGAAAAGTGAATTGTGACAACTGTTGTGGGTACAGTGTCCATTACACCCCTCATATTGGCATTGCCATTTTTTTCCACCTATTTGGTTGTTACTGGGCAACACAATTCTTCATCGCATGCTCTTCAACTGTAATTGCTGGATCAGTTGCTTCATACTACTGGGCACGTGGTGAAACGTCG CACAACGATGTTATGCAGCATGACATAACGTTTCATACCGTGGTGTCTTCACTGAAGCGTTTGCTGCGCTACAGTCTTGGATCTGTGGCTCTAGGTTCACTGATCGTGTCCACCGTAGAGTGGGTGCAGTCGATACTTAAATCACTACGCCGTAGGCTGAAAACGGTTGATTCAGCTGGTGGAAGCAGCTTCCAGAAGACAGTGTCATCTTCGTCTAACTGCTGCTTGGGCTGCATAGATTGGACCATCAAATCAGTGAACCGGAATGCTTATATTGTG ATTGCCACTACGGGGAAGGGATTCTGCAAAGCTTCTGAGCTCGCGACCGGGTTGATAATGAACAACATACTGCGCATCGGACAAGTGAACGTCATAGGGGACGTGATCCTCTTCCTGGGAAAGCTGTGCGTGAGCCTGTTCAGCGCGCTCTTCGCGTTCCTGATGCTGGACAACCACAAGTACAGGTCTGCTCACAACAAGATATCATCTCCACTCTTCCCTGTGCTG TTGTGCTGGGCGCTTGGTTACGTGGTGGCTCAGCTTTTCTTCGgggtggtggaggtgggggtcGAGACGATAATCATGTCGTTCTGCCAGGATGCAGAGGAGCACGATGGGGAGGCTCAGTATGCGCCCCGTCTCCTAATGGAGACGCTGGGTGACCCAAGCCAGCTACAGAGACTCACGCAGGGACCTTGA